In a genomic window of Demequina muriae:
- a CDS encoding GNAT family N-acetyltransferase — MRTRIARIGDLTDADWDRWGRLAHRAVEPNGWLDPVFVRPAARWPAMADDLLIALTEDDEDLRAVLAFTVSRQRRLPLTLLTTEGRFMTWHADRHHPLVDPDCTDDALGALLTGIGTSGLGHLIEISLFPADGPLADALTRLADAGAVGVTEVDTVASVHAARASSGDDPADRGVQGLLEGIVRGATSLKADHRRKLWSKARAFESHTGTPLELEDWSTREDVADRFIALQSQGWKGDEARGGAGFSTDPAYEQWFRDVVKEAQERSTLVAVALTAADRLVALNLALVSGSACSGFVDCYDEDFRGYGPGTLARVATWRWALQTRDVVLFDPALNDPRIENARLYPDAREFRHLVIGAGGRGKVMLGRRWGAVGRAKSRWHRSDIDE, encoded by the coding sequence ATGAGAACGAGGATCGCGCGCATCGGCGATCTCACGGACGCCGATTGGGACCGGTGGGGACGGCTCGCGCACCGCGCCGTCGAGCCGAACGGCTGGCTCGATCCGGTGTTCGTGCGGCCGGCGGCGCGCTGGCCCGCGATGGCGGATGACCTCCTGATCGCCCTGACCGAGGACGACGAGGATCTGCGAGCCGTGCTGGCCTTCACCGTCAGCCGTCAGCGCCGGCTGCCGCTCACGCTCCTCACGACCGAGGGACGGTTCATGACCTGGCACGCGGACCGCCACCATCCGCTCGTCGACCCCGATTGCACGGACGATGCGCTCGGCGCCCTGCTGACCGGAATCGGGACGTCGGGACTCGGCCACCTGATCGAGATCAGCCTGTTCCCGGCCGATGGCCCGCTCGCCGACGCGCTGACGCGTCTCGCCGATGCGGGCGCCGTCGGTGTCACCGAGGTGGACACTGTTGCGAGCGTGCACGCAGCGAGGGCCTCCTCCGGTGACGACCCCGCCGACCGAGGTGTGCAGGGACTGCTTGAAGGCATCGTGAGGGGAGCGACCTCGCTGAAGGCAGATCATCGGCGCAAGCTCTGGAGCAAGGCGCGTGCGTTCGAGTCCCACACGGGCACGCCCCTCGAGCTCGAGGACTGGAGCACCCGAGAGGACGTCGCGGACCGCTTCATCGCTCTCCAGAGTCAGGGCTGGAAGGGCGACGAAGCCCGGGGCGGGGCGGGGTTCTCGACCGATCCTGCGTACGAGCAGTGGTTCCGGGACGTCGTGAAAGAAGCGCAGGAGCGCTCCACGCTCGTAGCGGTGGCGCTCACCGCTGCAGACCGCCTGGTGGCGTTGAACCTCGCCCTGGTATCGGGGAGCGCGTGCTCCGGGTTCGTGGACTGCTATGACGAGGATTTTCGGGGGTACGGGCCGGGCACGCTCGCACGCGTCGCGACGTGGCGATGGGCGCTGCAGACGAGGGATGTGGTGCTCTTCGATCCAGCCCTCAACGACCCTCGGATCGAGAATGCACGCCTGTATCCCGACGCGCGCGAGTTCCGCCATCTGGTCATCGGTGCAGGCGGTCGTGGCAAGGTCATGCTCGGTCGCAGATGGGGAGCGGTGGGCCGCGCGAAGAGCCGGTGGCACCGGTCCGACATCGACGAATGA
- a CDS encoding glycosyltransferase family 4 protein, which translates to MTTGSAAAKPLRIAMISYYLPSGSKIGVGYQVHELATALAARGHHVDVISDCPPVEGARYGHIDLSSSGRLRTFRFARRMRDLDLSSYDVLHAHGDDYWLWRRRVPVHVRTVHGSCFEEALRIGGVKERLRMGLLGLSEVLASVVADRTVVVSPRTRRWLPWVKTVIPNGVDAARFAPDPSARAADPTVLFVGTWENRKRGRLLAEAFQEHVLPTLPQARLEMVCRDAPSDPGPGVRVLGTLTDEELAAAYRRAWVFCLPSAYEGFGIPYAEAMASGLPVVATPNVGARYVTDEGAAGALVEPDALGPELLALLTDEARRDRLAAAGLARAREFDLSAVVDSYVALYTPAVAAPSAARVRR; encoded by the coding sequence ATGACGACTGGCTCCGCCGCTGCGAAGCCCCTGCGCATCGCAATGATCTCGTATTACCTCCCGAGCGGGAGCAAGATCGGCGTCGGGTACCAGGTGCACGAACTCGCCACCGCGCTGGCGGCGCGCGGCCACCACGTCGACGTGATCAGCGACTGCCCTCCGGTCGAGGGCGCCCGCTATGGGCACATCGATCTGTCGAGCTCAGGACGGCTGCGCACCTTCCGGTTTGCACGGCGCATGCGCGACCTCGACCTCAGCAGCTACGACGTGCTGCACGCGCATGGCGACGACTACTGGCTGTGGCGCCGACGCGTGCCGGTGCACGTCCGCACGGTGCACGGCTCGTGCTTCGAGGAGGCGCTGCGCATCGGCGGCGTGAAGGAACGACTGCGCATGGGGCTGCTCGGACTCAGCGAGGTCCTGGCGAGCGTCGTGGCGGATCGCACCGTGGTCGTGTCTCCGCGGACACGACGGTGGCTGCCGTGGGTGAAGACGGTCATCCCCAATGGCGTCGATGCCGCGCGATTCGCTCCGGATCCGAGTGCGCGCGCCGCCGATCCCACGGTGCTGTTCGTCGGCACCTGGGAGAACCGCAAGCGCGGGCGGCTGCTCGCGGAGGCGTTTCAGGAGCACGTGCTGCCGACCCTGCCGCAGGCGCGACTCGAGATGGTGTGCCGCGATGCACCGTCGGACCCGGGGCCCGGGGTCCGTGTGCTCGGCACGCTCACCGACGAGGAGCTCGCAGCGGCCTACCGACGAGCGTGGGTGTTCTGCCTTCCCTCCGCCTACGAAGGCTTCGGCATCCCGTATGCAGAGGCCATGGCGAGCGGACTCCCCGTCGTTGCGACCCCCAACGTCGGGGCACGCTACGTCACGGATGAGGGTGCGGCAGGTGCGCTCGTTGAGCCCGACGCGCTGGGACCGGAGCTGCTCGCGCTGCTGACGGACGAGGCGAGGCGCGACCGCCTCGCCGCGGCGGGTCTCGCACGTGCGCGGGAGTTCGATCTCAGTGCTGTGGTCGATTCGTACGTCGCCCTGTACACGCCCGCGGTCGCCGCTCCTTCTGCCGCACGCGTCCGGCGATGA
- a CDS encoding glycosyltransferase WbsX family protein, which produces MTEARARAIAFYLPQFHPIPENDEWWGAGFTEWTNAARARPLFRGHVQPHLPADLGFYDLRMPDARQAQSDLAVAHGVEAFCYWHYWFGAGSRILERPFAEVLAAGSPAVKFCLGWANQTWTGIWHGAPNRVLREQTYPGPEDDRAHFESILPALRDDRYLRVDGRPVFYVFRPEELPDARAFVDRWQQMAKDAGLGGMYLVAEVSDLLGQGMRYTRTAEDGFDAGVYVRLPAQRDRAAMLRMKVRRKLGGPEVYPYATDRALWDVVREHAVLQPSVYPNWDNTPRSGSRGTVLTGSTPERFAANVEHAVETLVDRPADERLLWIKSWNEWAEGNYLEPDLEHGRDWLTALSTRLRP; this is translated from the coding sequence ATGACTGAGGCCAGGGCTCGTGCGATCGCGTTCTACCTGCCGCAGTTCCATCCGATACCGGAGAACGACGAATGGTGGGGCGCCGGCTTCACCGAGTGGACCAACGCCGCGCGGGCGCGCCCGCTGTTCCGCGGCCATGTGCAGCCGCACCTGCCCGCTGACCTCGGCTTCTACGACCTCCGGATGCCCGATGCGCGTCAGGCCCAGAGCGATCTGGCGGTCGCTCACGGCGTCGAGGCATTCTGCTATTGGCACTACTGGTTCGGGGCAGGGTCCCGGATTCTGGAACGGCCGTTCGCCGAGGTGCTCGCGGCCGGCAGCCCCGCCGTCAAGTTCTGCCTCGGTTGGGCCAACCAGACGTGGACGGGGATCTGGCACGGCGCGCCCAATCGCGTGCTGCGTGAGCAGACCTATCCGGGGCCCGAGGATGACCGCGCGCACTTCGAGAGCATCCTTCCCGCTCTCCGCGACGACCGCTATCTGCGCGTCGACGGTCGCCCAGTGTTCTACGTGTTCCGTCCCGAGGAGCTGCCCGATGCGCGCGCGTTCGTCGATCGCTGGCAGCAGATGGCGAAGGATGCAGGACTCGGCGGGATGTATCTGGTAGCCGAGGTGAGCGATCTGCTGGGCCAAGGCATGCGCTACACGCGGACCGCCGAGGACGGCTTCGACGCGGGGGTGTACGTCCGACTGCCAGCGCAGCGGGACCGCGCCGCAATGCTGCGGATGAAGGTGCGCCGCAAGCTCGGGGGGCCCGAGGTGTATCCCTATGCGACGGACCGCGCGCTCTGGGACGTGGTGCGCGAACACGCGGTGCTGCAGCCGAGCGTGTACCCGAACTGGGACAACACGCCACGGTCAGGAAGCCGCGGCACCGTGCTGACGGGCTCGACGCCGGAGCGCTTCGCAGCGAATGTCGAGCACGCGGTGGAGACGCTCGTGGATCGCCCTGCCGACGAACGACTGCTGTGGATCAAGTCCTGGAACGAGTGGGCCGAGGGCAACTACCTCGAGCCTGATCTCGAGCATGGCCGCGACTGGCTGACAGCGTTGAGCACTCGGCTGCGGCCATGA
- a CDS encoding glycosyltransferase gives MTAPEVSVILPAYNAAATLPAQLGALAAQQGAPSFELIVSDNGSDDLTAAVAREHRSLFPSLTVIDSSARRGPSAARNAGAAHARAPMLAFCDADDVASPGWLASLVRAMQTADAVAGAFEHRRLNPPRARAVSWNTDVPIRLASWPDLPAGASSNLAITAEAFRALGGFDEDLGTCEDIDLCWRAQLAGYRLDFALDAVVHERKRSGLRATYRQSVAYARGTRDLERKHRAVLGSPRALDDSGRNVDEYGDEGGGARGGRPTEVPQRAVDPPAAPPRTGGVGRIGALGSRLRRPDRLSLLADLAWRLGQRRAHRTSAPQREAED, from the coding sequence ATGACGGCCCCCGAGGTGAGCGTGATCCTTCCCGCCTACAACGCCGCCGCGACCCTTCCGGCCCAGCTCGGCGCGCTCGCCGCGCAGCAGGGGGCACCGTCGTTCGAGCTGATCGTGAGCGACAACGGCTCCGACGATCTCACCGCTGCGGTGGCACGCGAGCACCGTTCGCTCTTCCCCTCGCTCACCGTCATCGACAGCTCGGCGCGACGCGGGCCGTCAGCCGCCCGCAACGCCGGCGCCGCTCACGCGCGCGCGCCCATGCTCGCCTTCTGCGATGCGGACGACGTGGCGTCGCCCGGGTGGCTTGCGTCCCTGGTCCGGGCGATGCAGACGGCCGATGCGGTCGCAGGGGCGTTCGAGCACCGTCGGCTGAATCCACCCCGGGCGCGCGCCGTGTCGTGGAACACGGACGTCCCGATCCGCCTCGCATCCTGGCCTGACCTCCCTGCAGGCGCCAGCTCGAACCTCGCTATCACCGCCGAGGCGTTCCGTGCGCTCGGAGGGTTCGACGAGGATCTGGGCACCTGCGAGGACATCGACCTGTGCTGGCGCGCGCAGCTCGCGGGCTATCGCCTCGATTTCGCACTCGACGCGGTCGTCCATGAGCGCAAGCGCAGCGGACTGCGGGCGACGTACCGACAGTCCGTCGCCTATGCCCGGGGCACGCGTGACCTGGAGCGCAAGCACCGTGCGGTCCTCGGCTCGCCGCGGGCGCTCGACGACTCGGGGCGCAACGTCGACGAGTACGGAGACGAAGGTGGCGGGGCGCGTGGCGGCCGACCGACGGAGGTGCCGCAGCGCGCCGTCGATCCGCCCGCGGCGCCGCCACGTACCGGCGGAGTCGGTCGCATCGGCGCTCTCGGCAGCCGCCTGCGTCGGCCAGACCGCCTCAGCCTGCTCGCGGACCTCGCGTGGCGGCTCGGCCAACGACGCGCGCACCGGACGAGCGCTCCGCAGCGCGAGGCCGAAGACTAG
- a CDS encoding GNAT family N-acetyltransferase, whose protein sequence is MTVKACRLDELTPQHIRAWDDLAAHALEPNVWVEPGFLLEDAACSPGGDELLVAYDEDADGTWHAVLVWTPDDYVIRRRQIATASTHGAYLSTFSPRIALLVRATASVAALSRMLDALGRDDLPHALALDKVPHGPFLDALRAASDAVGAMMLVRPRGEARYAPANPDGDWEFGGARDARPHDDPLTRDYMRRLRRLSRGVDAAVETAEWSDRSDVVEVFADLQGRGWKGDPARGGDGLVLHPDRKEALTRTVRHFASLGRVRAITLHVDGEPLHLSLCLTSATGRGFGMYDAYDERYARFGPGVIGRMATVLSITHGAGGVDFDPSIAPEVEQSGHQFTQVVPISSALIVRRGMRDRMLVGASVLASQVRSRVAAR, encoded by the coding sequence GTGACGGTCAAGGCGTGCAGACTCGACGAACTGACCCCTCAGCACATCCGCGCGTGGGACGACCTGGCGGCTCACGCGCTCGAGCCGAACGTGTGGGTGGAGCCGGGGTTCCTGCTTGAGGACGCGGCGTGCTCGCCCGGCGGTGACGAGCTCCTCGTCGCGTACGACGAGGATGCGGACGGCACCTGGCATGCGGTGCTCGTGTGGACGCCCGATGACTACGTGATCAGGCGGCGCCAGATCGCCACCGCGTCCACCCATGGCGCGTACCTCTCGACGTTCAGTCCGCGCATCGCGCTCCTGGTCCGAGCGACCGCGTCCGTTGCGGCACTCTCCCGCATGCTCGATGCCCTCGGCCGCGACGACCTGCCGCATGCACTGGCGCTCGACAAGGTTCCGCACGGACCCTTCCTGGACGCCCTTCGCGCCGCGTCGGATGCCGTCGGCGCGATGATGCTGGTGCGACCGCGGGGCGAGGCTCGGTACGCCCCGGCGAACCCGGACGGCGACTGGGAGTTCGGAGGCGCGAGGGACGCTCGCCCACACGACGACCCCCTCACCCGCGACTACATGCGCCGCCTGCGGCGACTGAGCCGAGGAGTTGATGCCGCAGTGGAGACTGCGGAGTGGTCGGACCGCTCGGACGTGGTGGAGGTCTTCGCCGACCTTCAGGGCCGCGGTTGGAAGGGGGATCCTGCGCGGGGAGGAGACGGTCTGGTGCTGCATCCCGACCGCAAGGAGGCCCTGACGCGCACGGTCCGACACTTCGCGTCCCTGGGGCGCGTACGCGCGATCACGCTGCATGTCGACGGGGAGCCGCTGCACCTCTCCCTCTGCCTGACATCAGCAACCGGTCGAGGCTTCGGGATGTACGACGCGTACGACGAGCGTTACGCGCGCTTCGGCCCCGGCGTCATCGGCCGCATGGCGACCGTGCTGTCCATCACGCACGGCGCAGGGGGAGTGGACTTCGACCCCAGCATCGCCCCCGAGGTGGAGCAGTCGGGGCACCAGTTCACGCAAGTGGTGCCGATCAGCTCGGCACTGATCGTGCGACGCGGGATGCGCGATCGCATGCTCGTCGGTGCCTCAGTACTGGCCTCGCAGGTCCGGAGCCGCGTCGCCGCTCGCTAG
- a CDS encoding UbiA family prenyltransferase, with protein sequence MSEQQPAPGGITAVDLDGTLLRSDLLWEAAARHATSSGRGPFDVVRWAVRGRAHLKSELASRVPVDAGALPYRTEVVDELAGIARAGGRVILATAAARSHADPVAAHLGFVEAVLATDADGVNLRGDAKADAIEAYADGAPWTYWGDSLADVPVWRRSDAAVVVDAGRRVTQASEGLGVPVRHVRTDRPSTPLAWRSGLRVHQWAKNALVLVPLLTGHLLFEPEAVVKALAAVAAFSAMASAIYLINDLADLSADRAHATKRHRALAAGWISVRAALVAAAALVVVSVAIAAAIGWLFTAVVVVYAVATTLYSLWIKRKIVADVVGLAMLYTWRIIAGCAAINVVPSIWILAFSVFLFFSLAVMKRYAEIVNHDQSASGRDYHQIDAPLLLAIGTSSGMAAVLVAVLYLDSPQVYELYSFPPALWAVIPLLVYWIVRFWMVAARGGVDDDPLVFALTDRTSLMVFALIGVAGAVGMVVP encoded by the coding sequence TTGAGCGAGCAACAGCCTGCTCCGGGTGGCATCACCGCCGTGGACCTGGACGGCACTCTGCTGAGGTCAGACCTGCTGTGGGAAGCGGCGGCTCGCCACGCCACGAGCAGCGGCCGCGGCCCCTTCGACGTGGTCCGGTGGGCTGTGCGCGGGCGTGCTCACCTCAAGTCAGAACTGGCGTCGCGGGTCCCCGTCGATGCCGGCGCACTGCCGTACCGGACCGAAGTGGTCGATGAACTTGCCGGGATCGCACGTGCCGGAGGCCGCGTCATCCTCGCGACTGCAGCCGCGCGCTCGCACGCGGATCCGGTGGCCGCCCACCTGGGCTTCGTCGAGGCGGTGCTCGCCACCGACGCGGACGGAGTGAACCTGCGCGGAGACGCGAAGGCCGATGCGATCGAGGCGTACGCGGATGGCGCGCCATGGACGTATTGGGGGGACTCGCTCGCCGACGTGCCGGTGTGGCGACGCAGCGATGCGGCTGTCGTCGTCGATGCGGGACGGCGCGTGACGCAGGCATCGGAGGGACTCGGCGTGCCCGTTCGTCACGTCCGTACCGACCGGCCCTCCACTCCCCTGGCATGGCGGTCGGGCCTGCGTGTCCACCAATGGGCCAAGAACGCGCTCGTGCTCGTACCGTTGCTGACAGGTCATCTGCTGTTCGAGCCGGAGGCCGTCGTCAAGGCGCTGGCCGCCGTGGCCGCGTTCTCCGCGATGGCATCCGCGATCTACCTAATCAACGACCTTGCGGATCTGTCCGCTGACAGAGCGCACGCGACCAAGCGACACCGTGCTCTCGCGGCGGGGTGGATCAGCGTGCGGGCAGCCCTGGTCGCGGCGGCCGCGCTCGTGGTCGTCTCCGTCGCGATCGCTGCCGCGATCGGCTGGCTCTTCACTGCGGTCGTGGTGGTGTACGCCGTGGCGACGACGCTCTACTCGCTGTGGATCAAGCGCAAGATCGTCGCGGACGTGGTGGGACTCGCGATGCTCTACACCTGGCGCATCATCGCTGGCTGCGCCGCGATCAACGTGGTCCCCTCGATCTGGATCCTCGCCTTCAGCGTCTTCCTCTTCTTCAGCCTCGCCGTGATGAAGAGGTACGCCGAGATCGTCAATCACGATCAGTCGGCATCGGGCAGGGACTACCACCAGATCGATGCCCCGTTGCTCCTGGCGATCGGCACCTCGTCGGGAATGGCGGCCGTGCTCGTCGCGGTCCTGTACCTCGATTCGCCTCAGGTCTACGAGCTCTACTCGTTCCCGCCCGCGCTCTGGGCGGTCATTCCGCTGCTGGTCTACTGGATCGTCAGGTTCTGGATGGTCGCGGCACGCGGCGGCGTGGACGACGACCCGCTGGTGTTCGCCCTCACGGACCGCACCAGTCTGATGGTGTTCGCCCTGATCGGAGTCGCGGGCGCCGTCGGGATGGTCGTGCCCTGA
- a CDS encoding glycosyltransferase family 4 protein — translation MPGLRVVVVTHTAELGGAELALLRLVAALEPGEFDVHVVTWSHGDLVDRLETDGIPVTVIAGRGIQKVTRTDAGRVSATRSLPATVGVARQLRRVLRSLDPDLVVANSLKAAVVVGLVAGMARQPWVWHLHDRLAPDYLPAPVARAMGMLAARGPRGIVANSEATAATLPLRAQERTVVAYPGLAPALAQRERVLPAAPVVGLVGRISPTKGQLEFIQAAHQVRRRHPDARFVIVGTAMFADAPYEQEVRQAAGDTVEMVGWTDDPAGTIAGLSVLVHASPTPEPFGQVVAEAVALGVAVVGTEAGGVPEIMVPQRDDRDRSHSSRGPHGVLVAPGDVSALAGAVSALLDDPRRLIIDPDARAEAADRLSIARTAGVVAQAWRRHST, via the coding sequence GTGCCGGGCCTACGAGTCGTCGTCGTGACGCATACCGCCGAGCTGGGCGGCGCCGAGCTGGCGTTGCTGCGGCTCGTCGCGGCCCTGGAGCCGGGAGAGTTCGACGTTCACGTCGTGACGTGGAGTCACGGAGACCTCGTCGACCGGCTCGAGACTGACGGGATTCCCGTCACCGTCATCGCGGGGCGCGGCATCCAGAAGGTGACGCGCACCGACGCCGGTCGCGTGAGCGCGACGCGCTCGCTCCCCGCGACGGTCGGCGTCGCACGGCAGCTGCGCCGAGTGCTTCGCAGTCTCGACCCGGACCTCGTCGTCGCGAACTCGCTGAAGGCCGCGGTGGTCGTTGGCCTGGTCGCAGGGATGGCGCGACAGCCCTGGGTCTGGCACCTCCACGATCGACTCGCACCCGACTACCTCCCCGCCCCGGTAGCGCGAGCGATGGGCATGCTGGCCGCACGGGGCCCACGCGGCATCGTCGCCAACTCGGAGGCGACGGCAGCGACGCTTCCGCTCAGAGCACAGGAGCGGACGGTCGTCGCGTATCCCGGGCTCGCGCCGGCGCTGGCGCAACGGGAGCGCGTGCTCCCCGCCGCTCCGGTGGTGGGCCTGGTGGGTCGCATCTCGCCGACCAAGGGTCAGCTCGAGTTCATTCAAGCAGCGCACCAGGTCAGGCGGCGCCATCCCGATGCCAGGTTCGTCATCGTTGGCACAGCGATGTTCGCCGATGCGCCCTACGAGCAGGAGGTGCGTCAGGCCGCCGGGGACACCGTGGAGATGGTGGGCTGGACCGACGATCCTGCGGGAACCATCGCAGGTCTGAGCGTGCTGGTGCATGCCTCGCCGACGCCCGAGCCGTTCGGCCAGGTCGTGGCGGAGGCAGTGGCGCTGGGGGTCGCCGTCGTCGGCACCGAGGCCGGGGGCGTGCCGGAGATCATGGTTCCGCAACGTGACGACCGCGATCGATCCCACAGTTCCCGGGGTCCGCACGGCGTCCTGGTGGCCCCGGGGGACGTGTCGGCGTTGGCGGGTGCGGTGAGTGCGCTGCTGGATGACCCGCGGCGGCTGATCATCGACCCCGACGCCCGCGCTGAGGCCGCCGATCGCCTATCGATCGCCCGCACGGCTGGCGTGGTGGCGCAGGCGTGGCGGCGTCACTCCACCTGA
- a CDS encoding ABC transporter permease, producing the protein MTTAKRTVITPPTGIGMPPFRELWGAREVFWRFGTRDIVLRYRQTVVGIAWVIIQPLVAAGLFSIVFGQVADLPSQGVPYLVFSFAGVLAWNLFEGVISRSSASLVANQSLVSKVFFPRMLVPLSTVLSVLLDFAVACVLLAILLIVFGVAPGWGLLLLPVWLLAAVMIALGVGLAASAMMVKYRDVGYVLPWFTQVLFFATPVAYSLEAVPADLAWLFQINPLTWLMECFRWSILDLYAPPVWQMFGVVGVGLVVLVAGTMVFQKMERGFADVI; encoded by the coding sequence ATGACCACTGCGAAGCGCACCGTCATCACGCCCCCCACGGGCATCGGCATGCCTCCCTTCCGCGAACTGTGGGGCGCGAGGGAAGTTTTCTGGCGCTTCGGCACCCGGGACATCGTGTTGCGATACCGCCAGACGGTGGTGGGCATCGCGTGGGTCATCATCCAACCGCTGGTGGCGGCGGGACTGTTCTCCATCGTCTTCGGCCAGGTCGCGGACCTGCCCAGCCAGGGCGTGCCGTACCTGGTATTCAGCTTCGCGGGCGTCTTGGCCTGGAACCTCTTCGAGGGCGTGATCTCCCGATCATCGGCGTCCCTGGTGGCGAATCAATCGCTGGTGTCCAAAGTGTTCTTCCCACGGATGCTCGTACCCCTGTCGACCGTGCTGTCGGTGCTGCTCGACTTCGCCGTGGCATGCGTACTCCTCGCGATCCTGCTGATCGTGTTCGGCGTCGCACCCGGCTGGGGCCTGCTGCTGCTGCCGGTCTGGCTTCTCGCTGCGGTGATGATCGCGCTGGGCGTGGGCCTCGCCGCATCGGCGATGATGGTCAAGTACCGCGACGTCGGGTACGTGCTGCCGTGGTTCACCCAGGTGCTGTTCTTCGCGACGCCCGTGGCGTACTCGCTCGAGGCCGTGCCCGCTGATCTCGCGTGGCTCTTCCAGATCAACCCGTTGACGTGGCTGATGGAGTGCTTCCGGTGGTCGATCCTGGACCTGTACGCACCGCCCGTGTGGCAGATGTTCGGCGTCGTCGGCGTCGGTCTCGTGGTGCTGGTCGCGGGCACGATGGTGTTCCAGAAGATGGAGCGCGGCTTCGCTGACGTGATCTAG
- a CDS encoding ABC transporter ATP-binding protein — MRDTAISVEHLTKVYRINRRTAHIDRVTDAIVDVLRNPTRRPEYDEFHALNDITLDIPWGEALGIVGRNGAGKSTLLKLLTRITAPTGGMIDLGGRVGSLLEVGTGFHPELTGRENIYLNGALLGMTRKEIKRRFEEIVDFSGVERFLDTPVKRYSSGMYVRLAFSVAAHLETEILAIDEVLAVGDAEFQRKSLQKMKDVARDGRTVLYVSHQPQTVVNLCTSAIYLDKGRLVYSGSVDGAMDAYRSSFSRLRTEQVEAHRRPGTGQIRLSGVRVETQQQNPDDDIVVELDLPAAPDMVGDYFVSCHVDDINGTSIVQCDSRAVGQWFDPAQAHRPVLRVKNLWLKPGQYSIKVSVCQAGILDTWEGADTFEVLPHYPYPELTSEEALKAGIVLADFSYEATS; from the coding sequence ATGCGCGACACAGCCATCTCAGTCGAGCATCTGACGAAGGTCTATCGCATCAACCGGCGCACCGCTCACATCGATCGCGTCACCGACGCCATCGTCGACGTGCTGCGCAATCCCACGCGACGTCCCGAGTACGACGAGTTCCACGCGCTGAACGACATCACGCTGGACATTCCCTGGGGCGAGGCGCTGGGCATCGTCGGCCGCAACGGGGCCGGCAAGTCGACGCTCCTGAAGCTGCTCACCCGCATCACGGCGCCGACGGGAGGCATGATCGACCTCGGCGGCCGTGTGGGCAGCCTGCTCGAGGTCGGGACGGGCTTCCACCCTGAGCTCACCGGCCGCGAGAACATCTACCTCAACGGCGCGCTCCTCGGGATGACGCGCAAGGAGATCAAGCGGCGGTTCGAAGAGATCGTCGACTTCTCGGGCGTCGAGCGTTTCCTCGACACCCCGGTCAAGCGGTACTCCTCCGGAATGTACGTCCGCCTCGCCTTCTCGGTCGCGGCCCACCTCGAGACCGAGATCCTCGCCATCGACGAGGTGCTCGCCGTGGGCGACGCGGAGTTCCAGCGCAAGTCGCTGCAGAAGATGAAGGACGTCGCGCGCGACGGTCGCACCGTGCTGTACGTCAGTCACCAGCCCCAGACGGTCGTGAACCTGTGCACCTCTGCGATCTACCTCGACAAGGGCCGGCTGGTGTACTCGGGCAGCGTCGACGGTGCGATGGACGCGTATCGCAGCAGCTTCTCGCGCCTGCGGACGGAGCAGGTGGAGGCGCATCGCCGTCCGGGAACCGGTCAGATCCGACTCAGCGGCGTGCGAGTGGAGACCCAGCAGCAGAACCCCGACGACGACATCGTGGTCGAACTCGATCTGCCCGCGGCGCCGGACATGGTGGGCGACTACTTCGTGTCCTGCCACGTGGACGACATCAACGGCACGTCGATCGTGCAATGCGACTCGCGTGCCGTCGGCCAGTGGTTCGACCCTGCGCAGGCTCACCGGCCTGTGCTGCGCGTGAAAAACCTCTGGCTCAAGCCCGGTCAGTACAGCATCAAGGTGTCGGTGTGCCAGGCGGGCATCCTCGACACCTGGGAGGGCGCCGACACGTTCGAGGTGCTCCCGCACTACCCGTATCCCGAGCTCACTTCGGAAGAGGCGCTCAAGGCCGGCATCGTGCTGGCGGACTTCAGCTACGAGGCCACCTCATGA